The Ziziphus jujuba cultivar Dongzao chromosome 7, ASM3175591v1 genome includes a region encoding these proteins:
- the LOC107422651 gene encoding uncharacterized protein LOC107422651 isoform X1, with protein sequence MKIPVRVGSVLVVLIGVCKVYGAEGFEEFIVNDASEVQFLTLSPMKDQCAVVAANYQWTMVRQRSVDALMFLGGWLGSSVRVMGEFACQVEKFVHRMAQFEQAAEQIDIGMQEIAEGVQMLKDCTNPECKCCQKRLADESLWEIRLWEYLSDRACRMKLFMLAFARLWERMWHTCQHRCYRCLTFLRCSTQNFYKLKALLLPLVNKDY encoded by the exons atgaaaatTCCG GTGAGAGTTGGTTCAGTGCTGGTGGTCTTGATTGGGGTTTGCAAAGTTTATGGAGCTGAAGGATTTGAAGAGTTTATTGTTAATGATGCTTCAGAAGTTCAATTCCTTACCCTCTCTCCTATGAAG GATCAATGCGCTGTGGTTGCTGCGAATTATCAATGGACCATGGTGAGACAGAGATCGGTGGATGCTCTAATGTTTCTTGGTGGCTGGTTGGGGAGTTCTGTGCGTGTCATGGGTGAGTTTGCATGTCAAGTGGAAAAGTTTGTTCATAGAATGGCACAATTCGAGCAAGCAGCGGAGCAGATCGACATCGGAATGCAAGAGATCGCAGAGGGAGTGCAAATGCTTAAAGATTGCACCAACCCTGAGTGCAAATGTTGTCAGAAAAGGCTTGCAGACGAAAGCTTGTGGGAAATCAGGTTGTGGGAATATTTGTCGGACAGGGCTTGCAGGATGAAACTGTTTATGCTTGCATTCGCAAGGTTGTGGGAAAGGATGTGGCATACATGTCAGCATAGATGTTATAGATGTCTCACATTCTTGAGATGTAGTACACAAAACTTTTACAAACTCAAGGCATTGTTATTGCCGCTGGTAAATAAGGATTACTAA
- the LOC107422651 gene encoding uncharacterized protein LOC107422651 isoform X2 — translation MVRVGSVLVVLIGVCKVYGAEGFEEFIVNDASEVQFLTLSPMKDQCAVVAANYQWTMVRQRSVDALMFLGGWLGSSVRVMGEFACQVEKFVHRMAQFEQAAEQIDIGMQEIAEGVQMLKDCTNPECKCCQKRLADESLWEIRLWEYLSDRACRMKLFMLAFARLWERMWHTCQHRCYRCLTFLRCSTQNFYKLKALLLPLVNKDY, via the exons Atg GTGAGAGTTGGTTCAGTGCTGGTGGTCTTGATTGGGGTTTGCAAAGTTTATGGAGCTGAAGGATTTGAAGAGTTTATTGTTAATGATGCTTCAGAAGTTCAATTCCTTACCCTCTCTCCTATGAAG GATCAATGCGCTGTGGTTGCTGCGAATTATCAATGGACCATGGTGAGACAGAGATCGGTGGATGCTCTAATGTTTCTTGGTGGCTGGTTGGGGAGTTCTGTGCGTGTCATGGGTGAGTTTGCATGTCAAGTGGAAAAGTTTGTTCATAGAATGGCACAATTCGAGCAAGCAGCGGAGCAGATCGACATCGGAATGCAAGAGATCGCAGAGGGAGTGCAAATGCTTAAAGATTGCACCAACCCTGAGTGCAAATGTTGTCAGAAAAGGCTTGCAGACGAAAGCTTGTGGGAAATCAGGTTGTGGGAATATTTGTCGGACAGGGCTTGCAGGATGAAACTGTTTATGCTTGCATTCGCAAGGTTGTGGGAAAGGATGTGGCATACATGTCAGCATAGATGTTATAGATGTCTCACATTCTTGAGATGTAGTACACAAAACTTTTACAAACTCAAGGCATTGTTATTGCCGCTGGTAAATAAGGATTACTAA
- the LOC107416922 gene encoding uncharacterized protein At2g29880-like, which produces MVDAANRGWRDNNGVFSKLTMESKILPKLNEALGCNKNYTQYQSRLKWFKTRYQIFSQLMRFNSGFGWDAATQRFTATDEIWDNYFKSHPNQKHLRTYTFADFEDLKITVGNGTAIGKNSIGLGHDTDARIYGQDESTHGRIDDYVYDEINEVYVPTQLDPSCQAPSPGHNEPSMLEFDPNLEVPMENVVQRKRTRNEYEGNTRPFDQNATRVDLLEKLSHGLDSIGKIATEIRGMYNLMEKREKAISEKEKKNDIWNAIKETPNLDSIGRYKALALIQKMGVKDAFLKMLPEERSEWISFNME; this is translated from the exons ATGGTTGATGCTGCCAATCGTGGATGGCGTGATAATAATGGTGTATTTAGCAAACTAACTATGGAAAGTAAGATACTTCCTAAGCTAAATGAAgcacttggatgtaataaaaattatactcaATATCAGAGTCGCTTGAAATGGTTTAAAACGCGTTATCAAATATTTTCTCAACTCATGCGTTTCAACTCTGGTTTTGGATGGGATGCAGCCACACAAAGATTCACTGCCACAGATGAAATATGGGATAATTACTTTAAG tcTCATCCAAACCAGAAACATCTTCGAACATACACTTTTGCTGACTTTGAGGATTTAAAAATTACTGTTGGAAATGGAACTGCCATTGGAAAAAACTCTATTGGATTGGGACACGATACAGATGCAAGAATTTATGGACAAGATGAAAGTACACATGGTAGGATAGATGACTATGTATATGATGAGATTAACGAGGTATATGTTCCAACTCAACTCGATCCATCATGCCAAGCACCTTCACCCGGACATAATGAACCATCAATGTTAGAGTTCGATCCAAATTTAGAAGTTCCCATGGAAAATGTTGTTCAAAGAAAGCGAACTAGAAATGAATATGAAGGGAATACTCGTCCATTTGATCAGAATGCCACTCGAGTTGATCTTCTAGAAAAACTTTCTCATGGTTTGGACTCGATTGGAAAAATTGCCACTGAAATTCGGGGTATGTATAACCTAATGGAGAAAAGGGAAAAGGCAATTAgtgaaaaggagaaaaagaatgatatttggaatgCTATTAAGGAAACTCCAAATTTAGATAGCATTGGTCGCTATAAAGCACTTGCATTGATTCAGAAAATGGGAGTTAAAGATGCATTCTTGAAGATGTTACCTGAAGAGCGCTCAGAATGGATATCATTTAATATGGAATGA